In Erythrobacter sp. KY5, the DNA window TCGCGCTGGGCCGACGTGAATGCCTCGGCCAGATCGCTTTCCAGTCGATTTGCATCGACACCCTGGGCGCCGATAAGGAAAGTTGATGCATCGTCCAGCGACCTGCGCGATGCGGCGAGGTCCGTCTGGTTGCCGCCTTGTGCGAACGCAATCATTTGATCGCGCGCCCGATAAAGCTCTCCCGAGGCATTTGCGCTGCTGGCATCCGCAGTGCTGAGCGCCCGCAGGTTCTCACCGGCCTGACTGAAATAGGTCATCGTCCCCAGGATCGCGCCAGCGAGCACGAAGGTGACAAGCGTGCTGGCAAACACCACCGCCTTGAGCTTCACTGCCAAAGACAGGCGTTCGTGCCAGGCGAGGCCAATCTGGTCGCTCTCGCGCGCGACGACATTATCTAAATCGGCAGCAGGTACGAAACCTGCGGACTGCATGTTCACTCCAGTTCCCCCTCGTTCAAACCAGGAAGTTTGATTGAGGAGCCTAAAGCCATGCTCCCTAAGATTGCGTAAACCCGGATTTAACCATGCGCGCAGCGGCGATTGGTTTCAGCGCCCGGTTCGCTTCATGATCTCGATACGGTTGCCGAACGGGTCGGTCGTGAAGAAGCGGCGGTAACCTTTGACCGGCTTGTCCTGCCTGGTTTCATATCCGGCATCGCGAAGCTTGCTCTCAAGCGTATCGAGATCGTCGACAAGAAACGCGGGGTGCGCCTTGCTGGCCGGTCGAAAATCAGGGTCTACGCCAATATGCAGGCTCACCGTCCCGCCATCGAACCAGCATCCTTGTGGTGACAGGTTGGAAGGCTTGGGTACTTCCTGCATTCCGAGCAGGCCGACAAAGAATAATCTCGCCTCGTCCTCGCCGCCTTCGGGAATTGCGATTTGCACGTGATCAAGACCGATGACGCCCATCAGATACGGTCAGCCTGCGCAACCGCATCGCTGGCGCGCAGCGCGCTGAGAATGCGGGTGAGGTGAGCGAGATCGTTGACCTCGGCGTCGATTTCGTAAGTCGTGAAAGGATGATCGAGCTGGGTTTGGATCAGGCTTTTCACGTTGATCTTGTTCTGTGCGAAGACACCGGCCATTTCGGCCAGTGTTCCGGGCCGGTCATAGATCGTGACCGTCAGACGCCCGATTGCGCCATGGGATCGTCTTCCCCAATTGAGATCGAGCCAGTCGGTGTCGACCCCGCTTGCCAGTTCGAGACAGTCGATCGTGTGCACCGCAACGCGCTCTCCCTTGCGCCTGAGGCCGACGATCCGGTCACCCGGCAGCGGGTGGCAGCATTCGGACAGCTCGAAAGCCACGCCCGGCGTCAGGCCACGGATCGAGATCTGGCGTTCGTGTTTCGACCATTCCTCGTCCTCTTCGAATTCCGCAGTGCAGCCCGGCACGAGTGCTTCCATCACCTCGCGGTCGGAGATTTTGCCTGCGCCCACGGCGAACATCAGATCGTCGGGCTCATCCATTCCGAGCCGTTCCACCGCCTTGCGGATCGCCTTCTTGCCGATGCGCGCAGGCACGCGTGCGGCGATCGCGTCGAACAGTTTTGAGCCGATCTCTGCGATCTCGTCGCGCTCTTTCAATCGCACTGCGCGCCGGATCGCGGCACGCGCCTTGCCTGTGACGACAAAGCCAAGCCACGACAATTGCGGCTCCGCGCCCGCGCCCTTGACGATTTCCACCACATCGCCGTTGGTCAATTGAGTGCGCAGCGGCATGTGCCGCCCGTTGATCTTGGCGCCCACTGTCGCAAGTCCAAGGTCGGTGTGGACTGCAAAGGCAAAATCGACCGCAGTCGACCCCTTGGGCAACTGGAACAAGGCGCCTTTGGGCGTGAAGGCAAAGATGCGATCTTGGTAGATCGCCAGCCGCGCATGTTCGAGCAATTCTTCGGCATCGTGGCTCGCATCGACGATCTCGATCAGGTCGCGCAGCCAGCCGACCTGTCCATCGGCAGTGTCGTGTTGCTTGTAAGCCCAGTGCGCAGCGAGGCCGAATTCGTTCCTCTGATGCATTTCGCGCGTGCGGATCTGGACTTCGACGCGCATCGAGTTTTCATACATCAACGAGGTGTGAAGCGAGCGGTAGCCATTGTTCTTGGGCGTCGAAATGTAGTCCTTGAACTTGCCCGGCAGGAATTGCCACGTCGTGTGCAGCACGCCCATCGCGCGGTAACAGTCGGCGATGTCATCGGTCACCACGCGGAAGGCCATGATGTCGGTGACCTGCTCGAACGAGACGTGCCGCTCGCTCATCTTGGTCCAGATCGAATAGGGGTGCTTCTCGCGGCCCGACACTTCGACCTGAAGCCCCGCTTCGGCAAGCGCCTGCTTGATCTTCAAGGCGATCGCATCGACCTGTCCGCCATCCTTGCCGCGCAGTTCTTCGAGCCGGTTCGTGATGGTCGTGAAGGCTTCGGGTTCAAGCTCCTTGAAGGCGAGCGCCTGCATCTCGCGCATGTATTCATACATGCCCACCCGCTCTGCCAGCGGAGCGTAGATATCCATCGTCTCGCGCGCGATGCGCTGCCGCTTTTCCGGCTTCTTGATGAACTGAAGCGTGCGCATGTTGTGGAGCCGGTCTGCCAGTTTCACCAGCAGCACGCGGATATCTTCCGACATGGCGAGCAGGAATTTGCGCAGGTTCTCCGCCGCGCGTTCGTTCTCCGGCATCGCCTCGATCTTGGACAGCTTGGTCACGCCATCCACGAGCCGCGCGACTTCGGGACCGAAATTCTCCTCGATATCGTCAATCGTGGCGAGCGTATCCTCGACCGTATCGTGAAGCAGCGCGGTCATGATCGTTTCCTGATCGAGCTGCAGGTCGGTCATCAGCCCTGCAACTTCGATCGGGTGCGAGAAATAGGGATCGCCGCTCGCGCGCTTTTGGCTGCCGTGCTTTTGCACGGTGTAGACATAGGCGCGATTGAGCGCGGCCTCGTCGGCATCGGGGTCGTAATCCTTGACCCTTTCAACAAGTTCGTACTGGCGCAGCATTGATGTAGATATGTGCTGCGCTGCGGCATCGGGCAAGCGCAAAGCTTGCAAGCGGCAAAGCTTTTGATCGGTATTCGCCCCTATGCGACCGGGCACGCTATCTTCGTCATGCCCGCGCTAGCCCTTGCCAGTGACCCATATCCGCTCTTCCGCCTTCGTAAGATGGCTTTATATCGCCAGCCTGGCATGTCTGGTCGCGTGCGCCGGCGCTGTCGCTGCCATCGTTCTTGGCCTCGTCCAGACAGGGTCCAATGACGAGTTCGGGATCGCCGCCATAATCTGCCTGCTGGCCGCGGTGGTGTTGCGCGAAGCGGTTTCTCGCCATCGCGCGAAATTCAGGAACGAAGACCTGCGATCCAAACTGCGCAGGCTGGAAGAAGCGAACAGACTGCTCGAACTTACCGAGACAACGGCGCGGGTCGGTCATTGGCGGCTCGATCTGGCAACCAACGAAGTTTATTGGTCGCCCGGAACTTTCGCCATTCACGGCGTCGATGGCGGATCGCCGCCACCGCTCGACAAGGCCATCGAACTTTTTCACGAAGATGATCGCGGGATCGTTGAGAACGCCGTTGAGCAGTCGCGCCAGACAGGCGTACCGTTTGAGTTTCGCGCGCGCCTGATCCGGGCGGATGGCTGCGTGCGTCACGCCCAGAGCACCGCGCTGGTCGAATTTGACGACGACGGAGCGCCGGTGGCCTTGTTCGGAGTATTCTGCGACCGGACCGAAGAAGAGGAAATGCAGACCAACTTGCGCAAGGCGCGCAACGAAGCGAACGCCATGGCCGAGGCCAAGAGCTCTTTCCTGGCAAGGATGAGCCACGAGATCCGCACCCCCATGAACGGCGTCATGGGCTTTGCCGATCTGTTGTCGCGCAGTGAGCTATCGCACGATCAGGCGCGGCATGTCGAATTAATCACGGAGTCCGGCAAGGCTCTCCAGACACTTTTGAACGATATCCTCGACCTCTCGAAAATCGAGTCCGGTGAATTCAGGATCAAAGAAGAGCCGGTCAACGTCTCTCATCTGGTCAAGCGCACGGTCCAGCTGTTCGAGCCGCTCGCCCGAGAAAAGGTCATCGGGCTATCTTTCGAGGTTTCCGATACGCTGCCGCAATTCGCGATGCTCGACGCATTGCGGCTGAGGCAAGTGCTCAGCAACCTGTTGGCAAACGCGATCCGGTTCACCGATCGCGGAGGTGTCAGGGTCATCGTTGCGCCATCGCCCTTGGGCATCGACTTTACTGTGAAAGACACAGGGACCGGCATTCCGGAATCGATGGTCGAGGCGATTTTCGATCCCTTTCTACAGGCCGATGGTGGCAAGAACAGCCCACGAGGCGGGACCGGTCTGGGTCTCGCGATCAGCCGCCAGCTTGCAGAATTGATGGGGGGTGATCTGCGCGTCGAAAGCACCGAAGGGCTTGGCTCTGCCTTCACGCTGGGGCTGCCGCTTGTGCCCGCGACCGCTATCGAGAAATCACCGCAGCCCGCCCTTGCCCGCATCGAGGAAAATCCGTGCGCAGGTTGCCAGTGCCGCATCCTGCTTGCCGAAGATTTCGACATAAATCAGGAATTGATCCGCGAAATGGGCAAACAGCTGGGTCTTGATTTCGACTTGGTAGAAGATGGCAAGGCAGCGGTTGACGCCGTTATTTCAGCGAGCGCGCGCGGAAAGCCCTATTCGCTGGTGCTGATGGATGTGCAGATGCCGCGCATGGACGGGCTCGAAGCCACCCGCGCGATCCGGGCTGCTGGCTTTGATGCAGAATCGCTGCCGATTATCGCGCTGACCGCCAATGCGTTCGAAGACGATATCGAAGCCTGTCGGCAGGCAGGCATTCAGGAGCACGTCGCCAAACCGCTTGAACTGAACAGGTTGCGCGAGGCCCTGCAGCGCTGGCTCAAGGGGACAGTCACCGCATCAGGCATGCGCCGTCCGTGCGCCGCGCGTAAAGTCAACGAGTAAGAGCGATCAGCTCCACGTCGCGCGAGGCGGCAGGCTCATCAGGATCGCGTCGATATTGCCGCCGGTCTTCAGGCCGAAAATCGTACCCCGGTCATAGACCAGGTTAAATTCGGCATAGCGGCCGCGATATTCGAGCTGCTGCGCAATGTCGGTTTCGTCAAAGTCGCTGTCCATCCGCTTGCGCACAAGCTTTGGATAGATATCGAGAAACGCCTTGCCGACATCCTGTGTGAAGGCAAAATTGCGATCGAAGCTCTGATCGTCTTCGCATTCGAGATGATCGTAGAAAATGCCGCCGACCCCGCGATGCACCTCGCGATGGGGGATGTAGAAATAATCGTCCGCCCAATTCTTGTAGCGTTCGTAATAGGTCGGATTGTGCGCCATGCATGCGGCTCGCATGGTGGCATGAAATTCTTCGGTGTCTTCCTCGTAAGGGATCGGCGGATTGAGATCCGCTCCGCCGCCGAACCATGCAGCCTGCGTGGTGAGGAACCGCGTGTTCATGTGCACCGCTGGCACATGCGGATTGTGCATGTGAGCGACCAGACTGATGCCGGTCGCGGTGAATTCCGGGTTATCGACACTCGCGCCGTTGACCTGGTTTGCGAACTGTTCGGAAAAGCGTCCACGAACGGTCGACACATTCACGCCGACCTTTTCAAACACCTCACCTTTCATCAGGCCCTGCACGCCTCCGCCGGGGTCATCATTGCCCTCTTCCTCGCGGTTCCACGGCGTGTATTGAAAGCTCGCATCAGAGCCAGCCTCGCGCTCGATACTTTCGAAAGCGGCGCAGATCTGGTCCCTCAGGCTTTCAAACCATTCTTTCGCCCGGCTCGTATGGGCTGCCCACTCGCTCATGCTTTTCGATCCCTTCCCGTCTTGGCTCGGCATTGCCCGATGACAGCATGAGTGTCCACCCGCTTTGACACTTGTCAAACGCCTGCAATCGCGCCAGATGGGGCGCATGGTTCCCGTTTCGTTCCCGCGTGATTCTGGCGCTCCACTCCCCTTCGCCGGGGAAGAGCTTGTCCTGACCAGGTCGAACGCGCTTTATTGGCCGCGCGAGCGTGCGTTGCTGGTTGCGGACCTGCACCTTGAAAAGGGAAGCTGGTTTGCCAGCCATGGCCAGATGCTCCCGCCCTATGACAGCCGCGAAACGCTTGAGCGGTTGGCGGACACGGTCAAGACAACGGGCGCGCGCCGGGTCATCACTTTGGGCGACAATTTTCACGACGATGACGGGGTCAGCCGCCTCGATCCTTTCGCGGCCGGTATGCTCGAGACGCTGACGCGCGCACTCGACTGGGTGTGGATCACGGGCAATCACGATGAAAACATGCACCGGTCTTTCGGTGCTCAACTGGCAAACGAGATGGAGATCGGGGGCATCGTCCTGCGTCATGAAGCGCGCATGGGCGAGACGCGGCCCGAGCTTTCGGGTCACTACCACCCCAAGATGCGCGTGCATGTCAGGAACCGGCACATCGCGCGGGCCTGCGGCGTGATAAGCCGATCGCCAAACTCCGGCGACCGTATGATCCTGCCCGCATTCGGCGCCTATACCGGCGGGATGGATGCAGGCTCGCCCGAAATCCTGAAGGCGCTCAGCCCGGCCAACAGGATCGACGCGGTGCTGCCTGCGAAGGGCAAATTAGTCACCTTTCCGCTTTATCGCGCGGCAGCGTAAGACTCATCTGGAGTTTTGCGCCCCGGAGCACTACATAAGGCGCATCAAGACTCAGGCTACAACAGGAGAACACACATAGCCCGTCCACCTCGGCGTTCGATGGCCCCGCCAACTAAAAGCGGCCCTCGCTACGATCAGTTTATCCAGGTTCCCAAGGTCCGCGTCATCGATGACGAAGGCGAGAATCTGGGCGTCATGTACACCCGCGAAGCAGTCGAGCAGGCCCAGGAGAAAGGCCTGAACCTGGTTGAGGTCAGCCCCAACGCTGATCCGCCGGTGTGCAAGTTCCTCGATGTCGGCAAGTACCGCTACGAAGCGCAGAAAAAGGCAAACGCCGCGCGCAAGACGCAGAAGACGCAGGACATCAAGGAAGTCAAAATGCGTCCCAACATCGACACGCATGATTACGACGTGAAGATGAGGAACGTGAACAAGTTCATCGACAATGGCGACAAGGTGAAGGTCACCCTGCGCTTTCGCGGGCGCGAAATGGCTCACCAGCATCTCGGTATGGATCTGCTCAAGCGGGTTCAGGAAGATGTCGAGGAAATCGCCAAGGTCGAAGCATTCCCACGCCTCGAAGGCCGCCAGATGCTGATGGTGCTCGCACCGAAGTAACCTTCAGGGTGCCGGGTGAACCATGGTCCGGTATCTGGGCCCACCATCCGGCACCTGCCATTCCTCAATAATCTCGAAACCCAGCCTCATATAAATCGCGACATTGCTTTGGGTCGCGGTTTCCAGAAGCGTGCCGAAGCCCTGTGAGGCGGCATGTTCGACGCCTTTTCGGATCAATGCCCCTCCCCATCCCTTGCCCTGCGCGTCGGGCGCGACGCCGACGAAGCGCAGATAGACATGCGGTTGCGGATCGGGATGGCGCGCGGCCATGGCTTCGGCCAGCTTGAGCCCGCGCAAAAGGACCGGGCCGAACACCCGCGCCAGCCGCAGGTTGTCGCGAAAGCTTGCCATGATGCTATCCCTGACCACGCCCGGCGGATACCACAAGGACACCGCTTTCGCATCGGGCGAGGCCAGCACTTCTCCATGACGATGCGATTGCTGCACCATCACTTCGAAAAAGGTAGGCAGCGCACGGCGGCGGCGCTCCGCATCGGGCAGCAGCCATGTCAGCGCCGGATCGTCCTGAAACGCGAGCGCCAACGTCTCGGCAATCTGCGCCGCTTTGTCGCCTGGCTCGACAGACAGGACAGGGCGATCTTCTCTCACAGGACCTGCATGGCCATGGGCCGGCTCATCATCGCAAAAGCCAGCGCCGCCGCGATGCCGCCGAGGAAGAGGGTCAACGCGACCGACTTTCGCCAGGCACCCGTCACTAGCAGGATCGCGGTGGCTCCTGCATTCGAAACCAGCCCCATCGTCACCACTCCTGTCGGAAAAACGTCGCGCGAGATCCACGACAGGCCAAAGCAATAGCCGACCAACAGCGCGATGACAGCCCATCCATAAAGCCGGATCAACGGCATCGCCGCTTCAGCACCTTCGATGCGCAAAAGGCGGATCAGCAGCGGCGCGGGCAGCAAAAGCATGGGCAGGCCCACGAAAAGGCCGGTCCCGGCGATCTTGATAAGCAGAATTGCATCGAGATAGGTCATCACTTGCCCCGTCATTCGACCTGAGCACTAATCGCAAGCCACGCCGATTTCCAAACAAAAGCACGCAGCTGCCGGATGGGCGAGCGATGTTGCCGAGCCAACAAAGCGCTGATCTGGAACGACGAACGACAATCGCTTTCGACGAAAAACAGGTATCGTCCGATTGCCGGGAACACACCCGGCGTTCTTCAGGTTATACACTGACACCAGAGGCGCGGACCGGTGCGATGCCCTTTATGCGAACTTTCGGGCACACCCCCACGCACCGGTCCCACTCCTCTGACCAACACCAGATCACTCCCCAGGCCCCGTCCCCCGGCCGACCACCCCGCCAAAGACCCCGTTGAAGAAGGGTCGGCCATTTCAGGAAGGAATACGACGCACATGCCCCGCATTCAGGCTCTTCTGCTGGCAGCATCGGCCCTTGCGATGACCGGCGTTCCGGCGACCGCGCAGGCACAGCCTGCCGCCGACCCCCAGTTCGAAACCTTCGCACCCAAGGGCGCGCCGATCGACCACACGATCGA includes these proteins:
- a CDS encoding bifunctional (p)ppGpp synthetase/guanosine-3',5'-bis(diphosphate) 3'-pyrophosphohydrolase, with protein sequence MLRQYELVERVKDYDPDADEAALNRAYVYTVQKHGSQKRASGDPYFSHPIEVAGLMTDLQLDQETIMTALLHDTVEDTLATIDDIEENFGPEVARLVDGVTKLSKIEAMPENERAAENLRKFLLAMSEDIRVLLVKLADRLHNMRTLQFIKKPEKRQRIARETMDIYAPLAERVGMYEYMREMQALAFKELEPEAFTTITNRLEELRGKDGGQVDAIALKIKQALAEAGLQVEVSGREKHPYSIWTKMSERHVSFEQVTDIMAFRVVTDDIADCYRAMGVLHTTWQFLPGKFKDYISTPKNNGYRSLHTSLMYENSMRVEVQIRTREMHQRNEFGLAAHWAYKQHDTADGQVGWLRDLIEIVDASHDAEELLEHARLAIYQDRIFAFTPKGALFQLPKGSTAVDFAFAVHTDLGLATVGAKINGRHMPLRTQLTNGDVVEIVKGAGAEPQLSWLGFVVTGKARAAIRRAVRLKERDEIAEIGSKLFDAIAARVPARIGKKAIRKAVERLGMDEPDDLMFAVGAGKISDREVMEALVPGCTAEFEEDEEWSKHERQISIRGLTPGVAFELSECCHPLPGDRIVGLRRKGERVAVHTIDCLELASGVDTDWLDLNWGRRSHGAIGRLTVTIYDRPGTLAEMAGVFAQNKINVKSLIQTQLDHPFTTYEIDAEVNDLAHLTRILSALRASDAVAQADRI
- a CDS encoding ATP-binding protein, with translation MTHIRSSAFVRWLYIASLACLVACAGAVAAIVLGLVQTGSNDEFGIAAIICLLAAVVLREAVSRHRAKFRNEDLRSKLRRLEEANRLLELTETTARVGHWRLDLATNEVYWSPGTFAIHGVDGGSPPPLDKAIELFHEDDRGIVENAVEQSRQTGVPFEFRARLIRADGCVRHAQSTALVEFDDDGAPVALFGVFCDRTEEEEMQTNLRKARNEANAMAEAKSSFLARMSHEIRTPMNGVMGFADLLSRSELSHDQARHVELITESGKALQTLLNDILDLSKIESGEFRIKEEPVNVSHLVKRTVQLFEPLAREKVIGLSFEVSDTLPQFAMLDALRLRQVLSNLLANAIRFTDRGGVRVIVAPSPLGIDFTVKDTGTGIPESMVEAIFDPFLQADGGKNSPRGGTGLGLAISRQLAELMGGDLRVESTEGLGSAFTLGLPLVPATAIEKSPQPALARIEENPCAGCQCRILLAEDFDINQELIREMGKQLGLDFDLVEDGKAAVDAVISASARGKPYSLVLMDVQMPRMDGLEATRAIRAAGFDAESLPIIALTANAFEDDIEACRQAGIQEHVAKPLELNRLREALQRWLKGTVTASGMRRPCAARKVNE
- the hemF gene encoding oxygen-dependent coproporphyrinogen oxidase, yielding MSEWAAHTSRAKEWFESLRDQICAAFESIEREAGSDASFQYTPWNREEEGNDDPGGGVQGLMKGEVFEKVGVNVSTVRGRFSEQFANQVNGASVDNPEFTATGISLVAHMHNPHVPAVHMNTRFLTTQAAWFGGGADLNPPIPYEEDTEEFHATMRAACMAHNPTYYERYKNWADDYFYIPHREVHRGVGGIFYDHLECEDDQSFDRNFAFTQDVGKAFLDIYPKLVRKRMDSDFDETDIAQQLEYRGRYAEFNLVYDRGTIFGLKTGGNIDAILMSLPPRATWS
- the pdeM gene encoding ligase-associated DNA damage response endonuclease PdeM yields the protein MVPVSFPRDSGAPLPFAGEELVLTRSNALYWPRERALLVADLHLEKGSWFASHGQMLPPYDSRETLERLADTVKTTGARRVITLGDNFHDDDGVSRLDPFAAGMLETLTRALDWVWITGNHDENMHRSFGAQLANEMEIGGIVLRHEARMGETRPELSGHYHPKMRVHVRNRHIARACGVISRSPNSGDRMILPAFGAYTGGMDAGSPEILKALSPANRIDAVLPAKGKLVTFPLYRAAA
- the infC gene encoding translation initiation factor IF-3, giving the protein MAPPTKSGPRYDQFIQVPKVRVIDDEGENLGVMYTREAVEQAQEKGLNLVEVSPNADPPVCKFLDVGKYRYEAQKKANAARKTQKTQDIKEVKMRPNIDTHDYDVKMRNVNKFIDNGDKVKVTLRFRGREMAHQHLGMDLLKRVQEDVEEIAKVEAFPRLEGRQMLMVLAPK
- a CDS encoding GNAT family N-acetyltransferase; protein product: MREDRPVLSVEPGDKAAQIAETLALAFQDDPALTWLLPDAERRRRALPTFFEVMVQQSHRHGEVLASPDAKAVSLWYPPGVVRDSIMASFRDNLRLARVFGPVLLRGLKLAEAMAARHPDPQPHVYLRFVGVAPDAQGKGWGGALIRKGVEHAASQGFGTLLETATQSNVAIYMRLGFEIIEEWQVPDGGPRYRTMVHPAP
- a CDS encoding VOC family protein → MGVIGLDHVQIAIPEGGEDEARLFFVGLLGMQEVPKPSNLSPQGCWFDGGTVSLHIGVDPDFRPASKAHPAFLVDDLDTLESKLRDAGYETRQDKPVKGYRRFFTTDPFGNRIEIMKRTGR